A genomic segment from Bradyrhizobium sp. ISRA430 encodes:
- a CDS encoding hydantoinase/oxoprolinase family protein — translation MLTIGIDVGGTFTDLVAIDQSGRTVFAKSPSTPQDQSIGVMVGLEELARRLGSPRAEMLGKTERIVHGTTVATNALLERKGAKVALLTTAGHRDVIEMREGLKGDRYDLRSPPPAPLVPRNLRFGVRERIGPMGEVIVPLDEASLNQAIEAVRVSGATSVAVCFLHSYSNPSHEIAAAERLARALPGVSVSRSSDVLPQIKEYERVSTTIVNAYVSPAVRHYLKGLEQRLGEAGFAGSLFIILSHGGVAPVEEAARLAAATVLSGPAGGVSGSKRCAELLGLPNLVPFDMGGTSTDISLIADGRATLSADGGLADQRIALRSLDIASIAAGGGSIASVDATGSFRVGPESAGSVPGPACYGNGGQAPTVTDANLILGYLDATTFMGGRRPLDQDAAEAALDRLAVKLGLSREKTAAGIFRLVNLKMADGIRLMTLRRGVDPRRFALLSFGGAAGIHAVEVARELEIKRIIIPTEASVLSAWGMLTSDLRYEVSQTYYRTGKASSHTQVRDMFVRLQKQALDRLRAWFSGPIEIEKSAEMRYGEQVFEVDVPLSDVDLDAADLSEQIEHRFHHAHKDLYTYSLPDEEVVLVNGRVAAVGMVARTKKSIPAVSSNSLVTARKRKAYFGEWRNVDVYAAEKLQPGDFIEGPAIVEAETTTVILNGGDQLAVDERGWLDIKVATATHAQPELVLSA, via the coding sequence ATGTTGACCATCGGAATCGATGTCGGCGGCACGTTCACCGATCTCGTGGCCATCGACCAGAGCGGCCGAACAGTGTTTGCGAAGTCCCCGTCCACTCCGCAGGACCAGTCAATCGGGGTTATGGTCGGCCTCGAAGAGTTGGCGCGGAGATTGGGATCGCCGCGCGCTGAAATGCTCGGGAAGACCGAGCGCATCGTGCACGGCACGACTGTGGCAACGAACGCGCTGCTTGAGCGCAAGGGCGCCAAGGTGGCGTTGCTGACGACCGCAGGGCATCGCGACGTGATCGAGATGCGGGAGGGTTTGAAAGGCGATCGCTATGATTTGCGATCGCCGCCGCCGGCCCCGCTGGTCCCGCGCAATTTGCGCTTCGGTGTTCGGGAACGGATCGGGCCGATGGGTGAGGTGATCGTTCCCTTGGACGAAGCGTCATTGAATCAGGCGATCGAGGCTGTTCGCGTATCGGGCGCGACGTCAGTCGCAGTGTGTTTCTTGCATTCCTACAGCAATCCATCGCATGAGATCGCTGCCGCTGAGCGCTTGGCAAGGGCGTTGCCGGGTGTCAGCGTCTCGCGTTCGTCCGACGTCCTGCCGCAGATCAAGGAATACGAGCGGGTATCGACAACGATCGTCAACGCCTATGTGAGTCCGGCTGTTCGCCACTATCTGAAGGGCCTGGAGCAGCGGTTGGGGGAGGCCGGCTTCGCCGGCAGCCTCTTCATCATTCTCTCCCACGGCGGCGTGGCGCCGGTCGAAGAGGCGGCGCGGCTCGCGGCCGCTACCGTGCTGTCGGGTCCGGCTGGCGGCGTGTCGGGAAGTAAGCGGTGCGCTGAACTGCTGGGCCTGCCCAATCTCGTGCCGTTCGACATGGGAGGGACCAGCACGGATATTTCGCTAATCGCCGACGGTCGCGCCACTCTGTCGGCCGACGGAGGTCTCGCCGATCAGCGGATTGCCCTGCGCAGCCTCGACATTGCGAGCATTGCCGCCGGGGGCGGATCGATCGCCAGCGTCGATGCCACGGGCTCGTTCCGCGTCGGTCCGGAAAGCGCAGGGTCGGTGCCCGGACCTGCGTGTTATGGCAATGGCGGCCAGGCTCCGACGGTGACTGATGCCAACCTGATCCTCGGCTATCTCGACGCCACCACTTTCATGGGCGGCCGCCGTCCTCTCGATCAGGACGCTGCGGAGGCCGCACTTGATCGGCTGGCAGTCAAGCTCGGCCTAAGTCGGGAGAAGACCGCGGCAGGTATCTTCCGGCTGGTCAATTTGAAGATGGCTGATGGCATCCGGCTCATGACGCTTAGACGTGGCGTCGATCCGCGGCGATTTGCGCTCCTCAGCTTTGGTGGTGCCGCCGGGATCCATGCGGTGGAGGTGGCGCGAGAGCTGGAGATCAAGCGCATCATCATTCCGACCGAAGCTTCAGTTCTTTCCGCCTGGGGCATGCTCACCAGTGATCTGCGGTATGAGGTGAGCCAGACCTACTACAGGACAGGTAAGGCGTCGTCGCACACCCAAGTCCGCGATATGTTCGTGAGATTGCAGAAGCAGGCCTTGGACCGTTTGCGCGCATGGTTCAGCGGACCGATCGAGATCGAGAAATCCGCAGAGATGCGTTACGGCGAGCAGGTGTTCGAGGTTGACGTTCCGTTGTCGGACGTGGATCTGGACGCCGCAGATCTAAGCGAGCAGATCGAACACCGCTTTCACCACGCCCACAAAGATCTGTACACGTATTCGCTGCCCGATGAGGAAGTTGTTCTCGTCAACGGCAGAGTCGCGGCCGTTGGTATGGTTGCACGGACAAAGAAGTCGATACCTGCCGTATCGTCGAACTCCTTGGTGACAGCTCGCAAGCGCAAGGCCTATTTCGGCGAGTGGAGGAACGTCGACGTTTATGCCGCCGAAAAGCTCCAGCCCGGTGACTTCATAGAAGGGCCCGCGATCGTCGAGGCGGAAACGACCACGGTGATCCTCAATGGAGGTGACCAGCTCGCAGTCGACGAGCGCGGCTGGCTGGACATAAAGGTTGCGACCGCAACGCACGCTCAGCCAGAGCTCGTACTCTCTGCCTGA
- a CDS encoding pirin family protein, with protein MSNSFIIREAERGHDLIRSDGSRSSYIAGHPDGFVTRASSFNFHEYQAGRPGFGPVRVFGDEIFHGAGCGYNMHPHHNFVICAFVFEGELTHINTAGEGMVDRLQAGDYYVFSAGSGGKHSELSVTPEDMHAIYLWLLPEQLFLPPTYHRAHFDYRRRRNEIVQLIGDADGALPIPQDLRVSRLMADKGRSFSYKLRTASHGAYVFVREGSIRCGGVVLGRRDSIGLWATGSINVEVLQDDTDVMIVETIMIDDANIKKWESEHAGH; from the coding sequence ATGAGCAATTCATTCATCATTCGCGAAGCGGAACGTGGACACGACCTCATCAGGTCAGATGGATCGCGATCTTCCTACATCGCCGGCCATCCAGACGGCTTCGTCACACGAGCGTCCAGCTTCAATTTCCATGAATATCAGGCCGGACGGCCAGGCTTCGGTCCGGTCCGCGTTTTCGGCGACGAGATCTTCCACGGCGCGGGCTGCGGCTACAACATGCATCCGCACCACAACTTCGTCATCTGCGCCTTCGTGTTCGAGGGCGAGCTCACACACATCAACACGGCTGGCGAGGGCATGGTCGACCGGCTGCAAGCCGGCGACTATTACGTCTTCTCTGCAGGCTCGGGCGGCAAGCATTCCGAGCTCAGCGTCACGCCGGAGGACATGCATGCCATCTATCTTTGGCTGCTTCCCGAACAGCTCTTTCTTCCACCGACCTATCACCGTGCGCATTTCGATTATCGACGCCGGCGCAACGAAATCGTGCAGCTCATCGGTGATGCCGACGGCGCGCTGCCGATCCCCCAGGATCTGCGTGTCTCCCGCCTGATGGCCGACAAGGGCCGCTCGTTTTCGTACAAGCTGCGCACCGCATCGCACGGCGCGTACGTGTTCGTGCGCGAGGGCTCGATCCGCTGCGGCGGCGTCGTGCTCGGCCGACGCGACAGCATCGGGCTTTGGGCGACGGGCTCGATCAATGTCGAGGTCCTTCAGGACGACACCGACGTGATGATCGTCGAGACGATCATGATCGATGATGCAAATATCAAGAAGTGGGAGAGCGAGCATGCCGGCCACTGA
- a CDS encoding 3-keto-5-aminohexanoate cleavage protein produces the protein MNFSRPTIVTCAVTGNLAQPSQSPYLPVTPAQIAQSCIEAAEAGAAIVHIHVRDPETGAPSMDTKLYRKVVDRIKDSGVDVIINLTTGPGQRFVPGKEDPAVAGKGTSLMRGEARVVHVEELRPEICTLDLNTMYSFGSVVINTPDSLRVMAARIRAAGTAPELEIFGPGDVILARDLAAEGVLPKKNFLQFVLGVKYAAPASPEMLSVLASMLPDGWEWSAFGVGRMAFPAVAMSVLRGGHVRVGMEDNLQIEKGRLARSNAELVAKAVRILSDLGSRPATPTEARDILSLKAYKN, from the coding sequence GTGAACTTCTCACGCCCGACGATCGTCACCTGCGCCGTCACCGGCAATTTGGCTCAACCGAGCCAAAGCCCCTATCTTCCCGTCACGCCGGCGCAGATTGCGCAGTCGTGCATCGAAGCTGCGGAAGCTGGCGCGGCAATTGTCCATATTCATGTCCGGGATCCTGAAACCGGTGCGCCCTCGATGGACACCAAGCTTTATCGGAAGGTCGTCGACCGTATCAAGGACAGCGGGGTGGACGTCATCATCAATCTCACGACGGGGCCCGGCCAGCGCTTCGTCCCTGGCAAGGAGGACCCGGCTGTAGCCGGCAAGGGAACGTCGCTGATGCGCGGGGAAGCCAGAGTAGTTCATGTTGAGGAGCTGCGTCCTGAGATATGCACACTCGATCTCAACACCATGTACTCTTTCGGCTCCGTCGTCATCAACACGCCTGACTCGCTTCGCGTCATGGCTGCGCGTATCCGAGCCGCGGGTACCGCACCGGAACTCGAAATCTTCGGCCCTGGCGACGTCATTCTGGCGCGTGATCTCGCAGCCGAGGGCGTTCTGCCCAAGAAGAACTTTCTGCAGTTTGTGCTCGGCGTGAAGTATGCCGCGCCTGCTAGTCCGGAAATGCTGTCGGTACTGGCGAGCATGCTGCCAGACGGTTGGGAATGGAGCGCCTTTGGGGTTGGCCGAATGGCCTTTCCGGCGGTCGCGATGTCGGTTCTGCGGGGCGGCCATGTGCGGGTCGGCATGGAGGATAATCTGCAGATTGAGAAAGGTCGGCTCGCGCGCAGCAATGCCGAGCTGGTCGCCAAGGCGGTCCGCATCTTGTCCGATCTTGGATCCCGGCCGGCTACACCCACCGAGGCTCGCGATATCCTCTCTCTCAAAGCTTACAAGAATTGA
- a CDS encoding tautomerase family protein, whose amino-acid sequence MPIMNVCYGAGDLDETAKANLAKKLTDVMIRMEGGANTRGGRAFAWVLFNELAQGDWWAGGETGNGYVSPPGRFLVHVNLPEGYMNAEHKSEVHAWVTEAILAVTTASGEDVGHSIQVIIDEVPEGHWAAAGHTISLASIADSVGLSKAGSRFAWSKTYFAAKARARAAAGFPADTGGLWTDRAS is encoded by the coding sequence ATGCCTATCATGAATGTTTGTTATGGCGCCGGCGATCTCGACGAGACCGCGAAGGCCAATCTCGCCAAGAAACTCACCGACGTGATGATCCGGATGGAGGGCGGAGCGAATACGCGAGGCGGCCGCGCGTTTGCCTGGGTTCTGTTCAATGAACTTGCCCAGGGCGACTGGTGGGCCGGCGGGGAGACCGGAAACGGTTATGTCTCGCCGCCCGGACGGTTCCTCGTTCACGTCAATCTCCCTGAGGGCTACATGAACGCCGAGCACAAGAGCGAGGTGCATGCATGGGTGACCGAAGCGATCCTCGCCGTTACGACGGCCTCGGGCGAAGACGTCGGCCACAGCATTCAGGTCATCATCGACGAGGTGCCTGAGGGCCATTGGGCGGCCGCCGGGCACACGATCAGCCTCGCCAGCATCGCCGACAGCGTCGGCCTCTCCAAAGCAGGCAGCCGGTTTGCGTGGTCGAAAACCTACTTCGCGGCCAAGGCACGTGCGCGTGCCGCTGCCGGCTTTCCTGCCGATACCGGAGGCCTGTGGACCGATCGAGCCAGCTGA
- a CDS encoding aminotransferase class III-fold pyridoxal phosphate-dependent enzyme yields MENAGMSLTPADPRNSESDIDRALAAARTNYTARNGKSLEAFVRAAEYLPGGTTRTGLFNSPFPVFIARGKDAYLWDIDGKRYVDALSEYTAGLLGHSNPVVLRTIREALDNGLSFGGQIEAEARFARLIVERFPSIDKVRFANSGTEANLSALATALHRTGRSKVLVFEGAYHGGSLNFPVSGPSPLNTRLDVVQAPYNDPDATRKVIRREGDKLGAVLVEPMLGAGGSIPAEKPFLAMLREETERQGIVLIFDEIQTSRLAPNGLQGYWGITPDMSTLGKYMAGGLAFGAFGGREEIMAAFDPRKPASLILSGTFNNNSLGMHIGAAVLSEVVTATALAQLTARGNDLRERLSAMLEKAGIAAQFTGFGSIMGIHFIAGQLRNAKDAARSDPRLRELFYFHMLEEQIWIARRGMMALSLAMSDGDLDQVFAAVGTFVDRHGHLLPRR; encoded by the coding sequence TTGGAGAATGCCGGCATGAGCTTAACCCCAGCCGATCCTAGGAATTCAGAAAGCGACATTGATCGTGCGCTGGCGGCCGCACGTACGAACTATACGGCCCGGAATGGCAAGAGCCTCGAAGCCTTTGTCCGCGCCGCGGAGTATCTGCCGGGCGGAACGACCCGGACTGGCCTTTTCAATTCACCCTTTCCGGTATTCATCGCGCGCGGCAAGGATGCATATCTCTGGGATATCGACGGCAAGCGCTATGTCGACGCGCTTAGCGAATATACGGCAGGGCTGCTCGGTCACTCCAATCCCGTAGTGCTCCGCACCATCCGCGAGGCGCTCGACAACGGGCTCAGCTTTGGTGGCCAGATCGAAGCCGAAGCACGTTTCGCTCGCCTGATCGTCGAACGCTTCCCTTCGATCGACAAGGTGCGGTTCGCGAACTCTGGCACCGAAGCCAATCTCTCGGCTCTCGCGACGGCACTGCATCGTACGGGGAGGTCCAAGGTCCTGGTGTTCGAGGGAGCCTATCACGGCGGCAGTCTCAACTTCCCGGTATCCGGTCCATCGCCCCTCAACACCAGGCTCGACGTCGTACAGGCGCCCTACAATGATCCAGACGCGACAAGGAAGGTAATCCGGCGGGAGGGAGATAAGCTGGGGGCCGTGCTCGTCGAACCGATGCTTGGCGCCGGCGGCAGCATACCTGCCGAGAAGCCGTTTCTCGCCATGCTTCGAGAGGAGACGGAGCGCCAAGGCATCGTCCTGATCTTTGACGAAATCCAGACCTCGCGCCTCGCTCCTAATGGGTTGCAGGGCTATTGGGGCATCACGCCCGATATGTCCACGCTCGGAAAATACATGGCCGGCGGGCTCGCATTCGGAGCGTTCGGAGGTCGAGAGGAAATCATGGCCGCTTTTGATCCCAGAAAGCCGGCATCACTGATACTTTCAGGGACGTTCAACAACAACAGCCTGGGTATGCATATCGGGGCGGCCGTCCTATCCGAGGTTGTAACCGCGACCGCTTTGGCGCAACTGACAGCGCGCGGCAACGATTTGCGTGAGCGTCTGAGCGCCATGCTTGAGAAGGCCGGCATCGCGGCACAGTTCACCGGCTTCGGCTCCATCATGGGCATCCACTTCATCGCTGGACAGCTCCGGAACGCGAAGGATGCCGCGAGGTCTGATCCACGGTTACGCGAGCTCTTCTACTTTCACATGCTTGAAGAGCAAATCTGGATTGCGAGGCGGGGTATGATGGCCTTGTCGCTCGCCATGTCCGACGGCGATCTTGATCAGGTGTTTGCTGCGGTTGGAACGTTTGTCGACCGGCACGGACATCTGCTGCCAAGGCGATGA
- a CDS encoding rubredoxin translates to MADEPFKRLMCLGCGFSYDEALGLPEHGLAPGTRWADIPDDWVCPDCGTPKHMFEMVEIGYASGGPDLARVA, encoded by the coding sequence ATGGCTGACGAACCTTTCAAGCGGCTGATGTGCCTCGGCTGCGGCTTTTCGTACGACGAAGCCCTTGGCCTGCCTGAGCACGGCTTGGCTCCCGGCACCCGCTGGGCGGACATTCCGGACGACTGGGTGTGCCCGGACTGCGGCACGCCAAAGCACATGTTTGAGATGGTCGAGATCGGCTACGCCTCCGGCGGCCCCGATCTGGCCCGCGTCGCCTGA
- a CDS encoding VOC family protein translates to MRVPLPAFLPIPEACGPIEPADWDSHQLTSRKRTIPMPCHDDLTWNCEDAGNTSLQQEDERISIDPPICTAKTVNHIAISVSNLQRSKDWYCRTFGVRIIQESAKSVLLGFGESMLVLREEGQPGTISHFMFGIDGYNAAWLQARLAAMGLDPQQDSNSFHVRDPDGLNVQVGDRDLGLSSGIIENGFTMR, encoded by the coding sequence GTGCGCGTGCCGCTGCCGGCTTTCCTGCCGATACCGGAGGCCTGTGGACCGATCGAGCCAGCTGATTGGGATTCCCATCAATTAACGAGCCGCAAGAGAACGATTCCCATGCCGTGCCATGACGATCTAACATGGAATTGCGAAGATGCTGGCAACACTTCCCTTCAGCAGGAAGACGAGAGGATCAGTATTGACCCGCCGATTTGTACCGCCAAGACAGTCAATCACATCGCGATCTCCGTCTCCAACCTCCAGCGCTCTAAGGATTGGTACTGCCGTACATTCGGGGTGCGGATCATCCAGGAGAGCGCGAAAAGCGTGCTGCTCGGCTTCGGGGAAAGCATGCTGGTGCTGCGCGAAGAAGGGCAGCCCGGCACGATCTCTCATTTTATGTTCGGGATCGACGGCTACAACGCCGCCTGGCTGCAAGCTCGCCTTGCCGCGATGGGGCTGGACCCGCAGCAGGATAGCAACAGTTTCCACGTGCGGGATCCCGACGGGCTAAACGTTCAGGTCGGCGACCGCGATCTCGGCCTGTCTTCCGGTATCATCGAGAACGGCTTCACAATGCGGTAG
- a CDS encoding SDR family NAD(P)-dependent oxidoreductase, which translates to MKLRGKMALVTGSSSGIGRAIALLFAEQGATVGVVASSDISRAEAVVAEIKARGGKARAYAADLRHVAEIDRLVSAFSSDHGRIDILINCAGVYFPTALGETTEEAFDLMVSAHLKNTFFMVHRVAPLMQQARYGKIVNVSSVAAFKSVPQYALYGAVKAAIVMLTKSFAAELAGYGIAINAVAPGNTETPLNASDRTGPGSEEILSRKALATPSGRTYSPPEEIAQAVLFLASDDVKAMHGSTIIIDEGQLSAAR; encoded by the coding sequence ATGAAGCTTCGCGGTAAAATGGCATTGGTGACGGGGAGCAGCTCCGGTATCGGTCGCGCAATCGCATTGCTGTTTGCTGAACAGGGCGCGACCGTGGGCGTGGTTGCAAGCTCCGATATCAGCAGAGCGGAGGCCGTGGTCGCCGAGATCAAAGCAAGGGGCGGCAAGGCTCGAGCCTATGCCGCGGACTTGCGGCATGTGGCCGAAATTGATCGGCTGGTGAGTGCTTTTTCCTCCGACCATGGTCGCATCGATATCCTGATCAATTGTGCCGGAGTCTATTTTCCGACCGCACTTGGTGAGACCACCGAAGAAGCATTCGATCTCATGGTGTCCGCCCACCTGAAGAATACGTTCTTCATGGTTCATCGCGTGGCGCCGCTGATGCAGCAGGCGAGGTATGGCAAGATCGTCAATGTGAGTTCAGTGGCGGCGTTTAAGAGCGTTCCGCAGTACGCACTCTATGGCGCTGTGAAAGCTGCAATCGTGATGCTCACGAAGTCTTTCGCGGCTGAGCTCGCCGGCTACGGTATCGCCATCAATGCAGTCGCGCCGGGCAATACAGAGACGCCGCTCAATGCGAGCGACCGGACGGGACCAGGCTCGGAAGAAATCCTTTCCCGCAAGGCTCTTGCGACGCCTAGCGGACGTACATATTCGCCGCCCGAGGAGATTGCGCAGGCCGTCCTGTTCTTGGCGTCGGACGACGTCAAGGCGATGCATGGTTCTACCATCATCATCGATGAGGGCCAGTTGTCGGCGGCACGTTAG
- a CDS encoding DUF1254 domain-containing protein, with protein MFGQIQKGFAALALICWLAPCSPGGAQAIGTKTAKDTAVPSEASVAATEQKVVDMVTEAVIYGLPLVMMDLTRRRMTNVARPNAMAAPVNQFAHAPIFPPATFKNVVRANVDTLYSSAFLDLSSEPLVLSVPESGGRYYLLPMLDAWTNVFASPGSRTTGTRAGNFVITGPDWSGKLPGGMEQIKSPTNMVWILGRTQTNGPADYSAVHAIQAGYTLTPLSKFGRPYSAPEGAVDAQADMKTPPVEQLRRMSGADFLAELAKQLTANPPPTADAPMLEKLSRIGIVPGQPFDPAKLGPEAGKSLDGAVGRTLAYLQGQAKHMGTSVNGWHIPKSNIGAFGTDYESRAYIALIALAANLPADALYPTTFVDGDGKPLNGNNRYVLHFGPGQMPPVNAFWSVTMYDPQSFFVENAIHRYAISSWMPLQQNSDGSTDIYIQHDSPGPGKEANWLPAPDGGFNLTMRMYWPRQQSPSILDGSWSPPAVTKTP; from the coding sequence GTGTTTGGACAGATACAAAAGGGCTTTGCGGCGCTCGCACTCATCTGTTGGCTCGCCCCGTGTAGTCCGGGCGGAGCACAAGCGATTGGCACCAAAACCGCGAAGGATACGGCGGTGCCCAGCGAAGCCAGCGTTGCCGCCACGGAGCAGAAGGTGGTCGACATGGTCACTGAAGCGGTCATCTACGGTTTGCCGCTGGTCATGATGGACCTGACGAGGAGGCGGATGACCAATGTTGCACGTCCGAATGCCATGGCAGCGCCCGTGAACCAGTTCGCTCATGCACCCATCTTCCCGCCGGCCACGTTCAAGAACGTGGTACGAGCCAACGTGGACACGTTGTACTCGTCCGCCTTCCTCGACCTTTCATCGGAGCCGCTGGTCCTGTCGGTGCCGGAATCCGGCGGTCGCTACTATCTCCTACCCATGCTTGACGCGTGGACCAACGTATTTGCGAGTCCGGGTTCGCGCACAACCGGAACAAGGGCTGGCAACTTCGTCATTACCGGACCCGACTGGAGCGGGAAGCTTCCGGGTGGAATGGAGCAGATAAAATCCCCGACGAATATGGTCTGGATTCTAGGGCGTACTCAGACAAACGGCCCTGCCGACTATTCAGCCGTGCACGCGATCCAAGCGGGATACACCCTTACTCCGCTATCGAAGTTTGGTCGGCCGTATTCGGCTCCCGAGGGAGCCGTCGATGCGCAAGCCGACATGAAGACGCCACCTGTTGAGCAACTCCGGCGCATGAGCGGCGCCGATTTCCTTGCCGAGTTGGCCAAGCAGCTGACCGCGAATCCTCCGCCCACAGCCGACGCGCCGATGCTGGAGAAGTTGTCGAGGATTGGTATCGTCCCTGGGCAGCCGTTTGACCCGGCGAAATTGGGTCCCGAAGCGGGCAAAAGCCTGGACGGAGCGGTAGGGCGGACGCTCGCCTATTTGCAAGGGCAAGCCAAGCACATGGGTACGTCAGTCAACGGCTGGCACATTCCCAAGAGCAACATCGGAGCGTTCGGGACGGATTACGAGTCCCGGGCTTACATCGCGCTGATCGCGCTAGCTGCGAACCTTCCTGCAGATGCCCTCTATCCGACAACGTTCGTGGACGGAGACGGCAAACCTCTGAACGGCAATAACCGATATGTCCTGCACTTCGGGCCTGGGCAGATGCCGCCGGTCAACGCATTCTGGTCAGTGACCATGTACGACCCGCAGTCCTTCTTCGTCGAGAATGCAATTCATCGCTACGCAATCAGCAGCTGGATGCCGCTGCAGCAGAATAGTGACGGGTCAACGGATATCTATATCCAGCACGACTCGCCAGGACCCGGCAAGGAAGCAAACTGGCTACCAGCTCCGGATGGCGGCTTCAACCTGACCATGCGGATGTACTGGCCCAGACAGCAGAGCCCCTCAATCCTTGACGGAAGCTGGAGCCCGCCCGCTGTGACGAAAACGCCGTGA